TCGTAGAAATAGACACCGGTGCGGGGAGAACAGGTGCGAGATTTGATGATGTTGATGCTATAAGGGAAATAGTCAGTGCTATAAATAACTCTGAGATGCTTTACCTTAAGGGAGTGTACACTCACGCCGGACACTCCTACAGCGCCCGGTCAACAACAGAGATACTTGATGTCTTTGAGCTTACCAAAAGCAGGATAATTGCAGTAAAGCAGAGCCTGAGTGATTTGTCTGCTGATTTCGAAATCTGTATGGGTGATACGCCAACCTGTAGCGTAGGGACAGATTTTAATGGTATTGATTCAATCAGCCCCGGCAACTTTGTGTTTTACGATTTAATGCAGACCTCAATAGGATCATGCGAATATTCCGACATTGCAGTAGCCATGGTGTGCCCTGTTGTATCGAAAAACGAACACGTTCATGAAGTTTGCATATATGGAGGTGCAGTCCATTTTTCAAAAGATAGTGAAAAAACGGAGGATGGATTGGTATTTGGGTGCATTGCCCATCGGAGTGATCATGGTTGGGGAGAGCCCATTAGGGGTTGCTATGTAAAGAGTCTGTCGCAGGAACATGGAATCGTGAAACTGAGCACCAAAATATTTGATGAAATAAAGGTGGGTGACCTTTTAATAGTTTTGCCTGTCCATTCCTGTCTTACGGCCGAAGCCATGGGCTACTATTTAACATGCAATGGAGATTTTGTTGATCACTATGCACAAAAAAACCGGGACGAACCCGGTTAATCATATCATTTTGCTCTTAATCATTTAAGATACCTCTGAGCACGTTGCTTCAGTCTGTCTCTGTCTGATGTTATAGAAGGATCACTGAATATTTTAGATGATAGCTCTCCGATCACACCTTTTTTGTACCCTAGCCTTGCGGCTATATCTTCACAAAAAACAATCTCACTCTTAAAAACCTGTCCGTCAACTTTCATTAGCTGGACAACATGGTATAAATGCTCAAATTTTTGATCGTCAGTAAGCGTATTAAGGTTGCCGATAGGATGCCCGGGATTTTTAAGCATCTCATCTATATCTTCTTTAGTTAC
This region of Fulvivirga ulvae genomic DNA includes:
- a CDS encoding alanine racemase, whose protein sequence is MKVVKPTLLLDESKCKANIDRILDKVKSNGLKLRPHFKTHQSVKVGAWFKEKGVETITVSSLGMAKYFANAGWEEITVAFPLNALQLDLINELAKHIRLNLLVDNVEVVNIIQKQLTHPVSVFVEIDTGAGRTGARFDDVDAIREIVSAINNSEMLYLKGVYTHAGHSYSARSTTEILDVFELTKSRIIAVKQSLSDLSADFEICMGDTPTCSVGTDFNGIDSISPGNFVFYDLMQTSIGSCEYSDIAVAMVCPVVSKNEHVHEVCIYGGAVHFSKDSEKTEDGLVFGCIAHRSDHGWGEPIRGCYVKSLSQEHGIVKLSTKIFDEIKVGDLLIVLPVHSCLTAEAMGYYLTCNGDFVDHYAQKNRDEPG
- a CDS encoding TerB family tellurite resistance protein, which encodes MVKEQLNVLIQLAASDNQVAEKEAKLIHMIGQSNGVTKEDIDEMLKNPGHPIGNLNTLTDDQKFEHLYHVVQLMKVDGQVFKSEIVFCEDIAARLGYKKGVIGELSSKIFSDPSITSDRDRLKQRAQRYLK